The following are from one region of the Hydrogenimonas sp. SS33 genome:
- the thrS gene encoding threonine--tRNA ligase translates to MEEKEIIAYKDKNGQIIDTQTAAETGCEDCEPIYFDNSPDALEVIRHSTAHLMAQAIKELYPDAKFFVGPVVDEGFYYDFRVGEKISDKDLKRIEKTMQKLAGKKMPIERYCIPKSEAEAKFADDDLKQEVMKRIEDDRLCIYRQGDFEDLCRGPHVPNTKFLRNFKLTRVAGAYLGGDETKEMLTRIYGIAFADKETLKEYLNMIEEAKKRDHRKLGAELGLFMFDEEAGAGLPFWMPKGARLRSKIEQILWRAHRRRGYEPVRGPEILKADMWRTSGHYACYGENMYLTEIDGQEYGLKPMNCIGHILIYKKEIHSYRELPLKYFEYGVVHRHEQSGVLHGLLRVREFTQDDAHIFCRPDQIKPVVIEVLEFVDKVMKLFGFEYEMEISTRPEKAIGSDEIWETATRALKEALDENGFEYGIDEGGGAFYGPKIDIKITDALRRKWQCGTIQVDFNLPERFEVEYIDEDNERKRPVMIHRAILGSFERFIAILTEHFAGEFPIFIAPTQVIFIPIAEEHAAYAKALANRLAEEGIDCEIYDRNESLAKRIRTAEKQKVPMIAVIGDEEVEKESVAVRDRRSREQSNMDAEAFIRLIKEQTSEVRI, encoded by the coding sequence TTGGAAGAGAAAGAGATTATTGCCTATAAAGATAAAAACGGGCAAATCATCGACACCCAAACCGCCGCCGAAACTGGCTGCGAAGACTGCGAACCGATCTACTTCGACAACTCCCCCGACGCTCTGGAAGTCATACGCCACTCGACCGCCCACCTGATGGCACAGGCGATCAAGGAACTCTACCCCGACGCGAAATTTTTCGTAGGCCCCGTGGTGGACGAAGGCTTCTACTACGATTTCAGAGTCGGCGAAAAGATCAGCGACAAAGACCTCAAGCGCATCGAAAAGACGATGCAGAAGCTCGCCGGCAAAAAGATGCCGATCGAGCGCTACTGCATTCCCAAGAGCGAAGCAGAGGCGAAATTCGCGGATGACGACCTGAAGCAGGAGGTGATGAAGCGCATCGAGGACGACCGCCTCTGCATCTACCGCCAGGGCGATTTCGAAGACCTCTGCCGCGGCCCCCACGTCCCCAATACCAAATTTCTGCGCAACTTCAAACTGACCCGGGTGGCCGGCGCCTATCTGGGCGGAGATGAAACGAAAGAGATGCTCACCCGCATCTACGGCATCGCCTTCGCCGACAAAGAGACGCTCAAAGAGTATCTTAATATGATCGAAGAGGCCAAGAAGCGGGACCACCGGAAACTGGGTGCGGAACTGGGGCTTTTCATGTTTGACGAGGAGGCGGGCGCGGGGCTGCCCTTCTGGATGCCCAAGGGGGCGCGTCTTCGAAGCAAGATCGAACAGATTCTCTGGAGAGCCCACCGCAGGCGCGGCTACGAGCCGGTCCGCGGCCCGGAGATTCTCAAAGCCGATATGTGGCGCACCAGCGGCCACTACGCCTGCTACGGCGAGAATATGTACCTCACCGAGATCGACGGCCAGGAGTACGGCCTCAAACCGATGAACTGCATCGGCCATATTCTCATCTACAAAAAAGAGATCCACAGCTATCGGGAGCTTCCTCTCAAGTACTTCGAGTACGGGGTGGTCCACCGCCATGAGCAAAGCGGCGTCCTTCACGGCCTTTTGAGAGTCAGGGAGTTCACCCAGGACGATGCCCACATCTTCTGCAGGCCCGACCAGATCAAGCCGGTCGTCATCGAGGTACTGGAATTTGTCGACAAAGTGATGAAGCTTTTCGGATTCGAGTACGAAATGGAGATCTCCACCCGGCCCGAAAAGGCGATCGGCAGCGATGAAATCTGGGAGACGGCGACGCGCGCGCTCAAAGAGGCGCTGGACGAAAACGGATTCGAATACGGCATCGACGAGGGGGGCGGCGCCTTCTACGGTCCCAAGATCGATATCAAGATCACCGATGCCCTCCGGCGCAAATGGCAGTGCGGGACGATCCAGGTCGACTTCAACCTGCCGGAACGCTTCGAAGTGGAGTATATCGACGAGGACAACGAACGCAAGCGCCCCGTGATGATCCACCGGGCGATTCTGGGAAGTTTCGAGCGGTTCATCGCCATTCTTACCGAACATTTCGCCGGCGAGTTTCCCATTTTCATCGCGCCGACCCAGGTGATCTTCATCCCGATCGCCGAAGAGCACGCCGCCTATGCGAAAGCGTTGGCGAACCGCCTGGCGGAAGAGGGAATCGACTGCGAAATCTACGACAGAAACGAGTCTTTGGCCAAGCGGATCCGCACGGCGGAAAAACAGAAGGTGCCCATGATCGCCGTCATCGGCGACGAAGAGGTCGAAAAAGAGAGTGTGGCGGTGCGCGACAGACGCAGCAGAGAACAGAGCAACATGGATGCGGAAGCATTCATCCGACTCATCAAGGAGCAGACAAGTGAGGTCAGAATTTGA
- the lspA gene encoding signal peptidase II, whose product MTLRSTLGFLAALVAVFAADQAVKHLFLSGWRWESRCISLHLVFNRGVAFSMFAFLGPWLKWIQLLLLGGVLAFVLRGGYLRRYALPLGMLLGAGLSNIADRFMHGGVVDYVDWHCGFDFAVFNFADVTIDFAVLWILILNFKKK is encoded by the coding sequence CTGACGCTTCGATCCACCCTCGGTTTTCTCGCCGCCCTGGTAGCGGTTTTCGCCGCGGACCAGGCCGTCAAACACCTCTTTCTTTCGGGATGGCGGTGGGAGAGCCGCTGTATCTCCCTCCATCTGGTCTTCAACAGAGGCGTCGCATTTTCGATGTTCGCCTTTCTCGGCCCCTGGCTCAAATGGATCCAGCTGCTTCTGCTGGGAGGGGTGCTCGCCTTTGTTCTTCGGGGCGGATATCTGCGGCGCTACGCCCTGCCGCTGGGGATGCTACTGGGGGCGGGCCTCTCCAATATCGCGGACCGCTTCATGCACGGCGGCGTGGTCGACTATGTCGACTGGCACTGCGGTTTCGATTTCGCCGTTTTCAACTTCGCCGACGTAACGATCGATTTTGCCGTTCTCTGGATACTGATTTTAAATTTTAAGAAAAAATAA
- the glmM gene encoding phosphoglucosamine mutase: MKLFGTDGVRGLAGRELDAFVAMKLAMAAGVYFRKTARTNKILVGKDTRRSGYMIENALVSGLTAVGYNVIQIGPMPTPAIAFLTENMRCDAGIMISASHNPYEDNGIKFFDARGDKLGEEAEAAIEKNFFDTELLIAEQKTGKEIGSSKRIDDVIGRYIVQLKNSFPTDMTLNDVRVVLDTANGAAYKVAPTVFEELGADVIVINNKPNGYNINDNCGAMHPEQLSEKVREYRADIGFAFDGDADRLVVVDEKGERVDGDKLIGALALNLKKEGKLENDCVVATVMSNQGFEDFLSRHGIRLIRSNVGDKYVLEEMKANRCVLGGEQSGHVIFGEYAKTGDGLVTALQTIALVLKSGKKASEALNPFALYPSKLVNLKVGEKRPLEELEGLSDITKKVESDGIRPLIRYSGTENKLRILLEGKNRRKVEERMEELVRFFKKALS, translated from the coding sequence ATGAAACTTTTCGGTACCGACGGTGTCCGCGGGCTCGCGGGCAGAGAACTCGACGCTTTTGTCGCCATGAAGCTGGCGATGGCGGCCGGCGTCTATTTCCGCAAGACGGCCAGAACCAACAAGATCCTTGTGGGAAAGGATACCCGCCGAAGCGGCTATATGATTGAAAACGCCCTCGTAAGCGGCCTGACCGCCGTCGGCTATAACGTCATCCAGATCGGCCCCATGCCGACCCCCGCCATCGCGTTTCTGACCGAGAACATGCGGTGTGACGCCGGGATCATGATCAGCGCCAGCCACAACCCCTACGAAGACAACGGCATCAAATTTTTCGACGCCCGCGGCGACAAGCTGGGCGAAGAGGCGGAGGCGGCGATCGAAAAGAACTTTTTCGATACGGAGCTGCTTATCGCCGAACAGAAGACGGGCAAGGAGATAGGCTCCTCGAAGCGGATCGACGACGTCATCGGCCGCTATATCGTGCAGCTGAAAAACTCTTTCCCCACCGACATGACCCTCAATGATGTGCGGGTGGTGCTCGATACGGCCAACGGGGCGGCCTACAAGGTGGCTCCCACCGTCTTCGAAGAGCTGGGGGCCGATGTCATCGTCATCAACAACAAACCCAACGGTTACAATATCAACGATAACTGCGGCGCGATGCACCCCGAGCAGCTCAGCGAAAAGGTGCGCGAATACCGGGCCGACATCGGTTTCGCTTTCGACGGGGATGCCGACCGGCTGGTGGTCGTGGATGAAAAAGGGGAGCGGGTCGACGGGGACAAGCTGATCGGCGCGCTGGCTCTCAACCTCAAAAAGGAGGGCAAGCTCGAGAACGACTGCGTCGTCGCCACGGTCATGAGCAACCAGGGATTCGAAGACTTTCTCTCCAGGCACGGCATCAGGCTCATCCGCTCCAATGTGGGAGACAAGTATGTCCTGGAGGAGATGAAGGCCAACCGCTGTGTTCTGGGGGGAGAGCAGAGCGGTCATGTCATTTTCGGCGAGTACGCCAAAACCGGAGACGGGCTGGTAACGGCACTGCAGACCATCGCTTTGGTGCTCAAAAGCGGGAAAAAGGCGAGTGAGGCGCTCAACCCCTTTGCCCTCTACCCCAGCAAGCTGGTCAATCTGAAAGTGGGCGAAAAGAGGCCCCTGGAGGAGCTGGAAGGGCTGTCCGATATCACGAAAAAAGTTGAAAGCGACGGCATCCGCCCCCTGATCCGTTACAGCGGCACCGAAAACAAGCTCCGCATTCTGCTGGAGGGGAAAAACCGCCGCAAAGTGGAGGAGCGGATGGAGGAGCTGGTACGTTTCTTCAAGAAGGCCCTCTCCTGA
- the rpsT gene encoding 30S ribosomal protein S20: MAHHKSAIKRIRQNEKRRIRNRYYKTRIKNLTKAVIAAVEAGDADKAAEAMKKANRELHKFVSKGVIKKNTASRKVSRLQAKVNALSAA, encoded by the coding sequence ATGGCACATCACAAATCAGCGATCAAAAGAATCCGTCAGAACGAGAAGCGCCGCATCCGCAACCGCTACTACAAAACGCGCATCAAAAACCTCACCAAAGCCGTCATTGCGGCGGTAGAAGCCGGTGATGCCGACAAAGCGGCCGAAGCGATGAAGAAAGCCAACCGCGAACTTCACAAGTTCGTGAGCAAGGGCGTCATCAAGAAAAACACCGCTTCCCGCAAGGTAAGCCGCCTTCAAGCGAAAGTCAACGCGCTCAGCGCCGCCTGA
- the prfA gene encoding peptide chain release factor 1: MLREKLQPFIDRYNEITGLLSSPEITNDIKKMTELSKEQSDLEPLVEKAKAYIATVEAIEENRSLLGDPELGELAAEELRELEPQLEKMNEEIKLLLIPKDPNDDKNIYLEIRAGTGGDEAALFVGDLFKTYVRYAENKGWKIAIESSSESEAGGYKEIVALIKGDRVYSRLKYEAGTHRVQRVPATESQGRIHTSAVTVAVLPEVEDVDVQINPGDLKIDVYRSSGCGGQSVNTTDSAVRITHIPTGIVVAMQDEKSQHKNKEKALKILKARVYEKYLQEQLAASSSERKAQVGSGDRSERIRTYNYPQNRITDHRIGLTLYRLNEIMEGGLLDEIIEPLIAHYQAEAIKEAGL, from the coding sequence ATGCTCCGTGAAAAACTGCAACCCTTCATCGACCGTTACAACGAAATTACCGGACTCCTCAGTTCGCCCGAAATCACCAACGACATCAAGAAGATGACCGAACTCTCCAAAGAGCAGTCGGACCTGGAGCCGCTGGTGGAAAAGGCGAAAGCCTATATCGCCACCGTCGAGGCGATCGAGGAGAACCGCTCCCTTCTGGGCGACCCCGAACTCGGAGAACTGGCCGCCGAGGAGCTCAGGGAACTGGAACCGCAGCTTGAGAAGATGAACGAAGAGATCAAACTGCTGCTCATACCCAAAGACCCCAACGACGACAAAAACATCTATCTGGAGATCCGTGCCGGGACCGGCGGCGACGAAGCGGCCCTCTTCGTGGGCGATCTCTTCAAAACCTACGTCCGCTACGCCGAAAACAAGGGGTGGAAAATCGCCATCGAAAGCTCCAGCGAAAGCGAGGCGGGAGGGTACAAGGAGATTGTCGCCCTCATCAAAGGCGACAGGGTCTACAGCCGCCTCAAGTATGAAGCGGGGACCCACCGTGTCCAGCGCGTTCCGGCGACGGAATCCCAGGGGCGCATCCATACCTCCGCCGTCACCGTCGCCGTCCTGCCGGAAGTGGAGGATGTGGATGTCCAGATCAACCCGGGCGACCTAAAGATCGACGTCTACCGCTCCAGCGGCTGCGGCGGACAGTCGGTCAACACGACCGATTCGGCGGTGCGCATCACCCACATCCCCACCGGCATCGTCGTGGCGATGCAGGATGAAAAGTCCCAGCACAAGAACAAAGAGAAGGCCCTCAAAATCCTTAAGGCCCGGGTCTACGAGAAGTATCTGCAGGAGCAGCTCGCCGCCAGCAGCAGCGAGCGTAAAGCCCAGGTCGGCTCGGGAGACAGAAGCGAGCGCATCCGTACCTACAACTACCCCCAGAACCGCATTACCGACCACCGTATCGGTCTAACGCTCTACCGTCTCAACGAGATTATGGAGGGGGGATTGCTCGACGAGATCATCGAACCCCTGATCGCCCACTACCAGGCGGAAGCGATCAAAGAGGCGGGGCTTTAG
- a CDS encoding glucosaminidase domain-containing protein has translation MKRILTGILLMSALLLADTLKSFPKSYYQIKDPQKQKQKFVEILYPIIIHEENRIRKERAFVKKFFAKLERGEIVTPAEQARLGALARTYRIKDLYDKEAYLKRIDTIPVSLVLAQASIESNWGRSRFARIANNLFGEWTWGKRGIIPKHRDPGKKHKIRIFDSLEESVASYMRNLNRHWAYQEFREARYAARKAGKPFDGFVAAAYLLHYSELREKYTRMVQKRIASNDFNLYDHRETPAMQHGRETAMLSHRLLNPLRAVASNP, from the coding sequence TTGAAAAGAATTTTAACGGGAATCCTGCTGATGTCGGCCCTTCTTCTGGCCGATACACTCAAGAGTTTCCCGAAATCCTACTATCAGATCAAGGATCCCCAGAAGCAGAAACAGAAATTCGTGGAGATCCTCTATCCCATCATCATCCACGAAGAGAACCGCATCCGAAAAGAGCGGGCTTTCGTGAAAAAGTTTTTCGCCAAGCTCGAGCGCGGGGAGATCGTCACCCCCGCCGAGCAGGCACGGCTCGGGGCCCTGGCCAGAACCTACCGGATCAAAGATCTGTACGACAAAGAGGCCTACCTCAAGCGCATCGACACGATTCCGGTGTCGCTGGTGCTGGCCCAGGCTTCCATCGAGAGCAACTGGGGCAGAAGCCGCTTCGCCCGCATCGCCAACAATCTTTTCGGAGAGTGGACCTGGGGTAAGCGGGGCATCATACCCAAGCATCGTGACCCGGGCAAGAAGCACAAAATCAGGATTTTCGACTCATTGGAGGAATCCGTCGCCTCCTATATGCGGAACCTCAACCGGCACTGGGCCTACCAGGAGTTCCGTGAAGCCCGCTATGCGGCAAGAAAAGCAGGGAAACCCTTCGACGGTTTTGTCGCGGCTGCCTATCTGCTGCACTATTCCGAACTGCGTGAAAAGTATACCCGCATGGTGCAAAAAAGGATCGCCTCTAATGATTTCAACCTCTACGACCATCGCGAAACCCCCGCCATGCAGCACGGCAGGGAGACGGCGATGCTCTCCCACCGCCTGCTGAACCCTCTTCGGGCGGTTGCCTCCAACCCTTAA
- the dapF gene encoding diaminopimelate epimerase yields the protein MTVGKYSASGNDFVIYHAFVNVDRSETAVRLCHRQEGVGADGLIVLLPHPEYDFQWQFYNADGSEAAMCGNGSRAAALYAHTHGLAGARMRFLTGAGVIEATVEDNIVTSELTPPVIIDKEIEAFGKRWWLIDTGVPHLTALTESVEHFDIGQARELRHRYNANVNIAAVDNGVLRVRTYERGVEDETLACGTGMAASFLRARLEGKVPERITVVPTGGERLELAVKGETLTLKGAVRHTFDAEIDRLTNGVTF from the coding sequence ATGACAGTGGGAAAATACTCCGCCAGCGGAAACGACTTTGTCATTTACCACGCCTTCGTAAACGTTGACAGAAGCGAAACGGCCGTGCGGCTTTGCCACCGCCAGGAGGGTGTGGGGGCGGACGGGCTCATCGTCCTGTTGCCCCATCCCGAGTATGATTTCCAGTGGCAGTTCTACAATGCCGACGGCAGCGAAGCGGCGATGTGCGGTAACGGCAGCCGCGCCGCGGCGCTTTACGCCCATACCCATGGGCTGGCCGGCGCACGGATGCGCTTTCTCACCGGTGCCGGTGTCATCGAGGCGACCGTCGAAGACAATATTGTCACCAGTGAGTTGACACCGCCGGTCATCATCGACAAAGAGATCGAAGCCTTCGGGAAACGATGGTGGCTCATCGACACCGGCGTGCCCCATCTGACGGCGCTGACGGAGAGTGTGGAGCATTTCGACATCGGCCAGGCCCGCGAGCTTCGCCACCGCTACAACGCCAACGTCAACATTGCCGCGGTCGACAATGGGGTGCTGCGGGTACGGACCTACGAGCGTGGGGTCGAAGACGAGACCCTCGCGTGCGGCACCGGCATGGCCGCCAGCTTTCTGCGTGCCCGGTTGGAGGGGAAGGTCCCCGAGCGCATCACCGTCGTGCCCACCGGCGGAGAGAGGTTGGAGCTTGCCGTCAAAGGCGAAACGCTGACCCTCAAAGGGGCGGTGCGCCATACATTCGACGCAGAGATTGACAGATTGACAAACGGAGTGACATTTTGA
- the coaE gene encoding dephospho-CoA kinase (Dephospho-CoA kinase (CoaE) performs the final step in coenzyme A biosynthesis.), protein MAFKHAVALTGGIASGKSTACNLLKLYGLRVIDADAIARGMLQQQADAVRRLFGKSYVTDEGEVDRKRLGALVFSDSEARKALEALLHPKIREEIIRQSEAQDRLGGPYIVDIPLFFETGSYPIEKVIVVYAPREVQKERLMKREGLSEAEAEARLNAQLDIEEKRKRATWVIDNSGNLKQLQRETERVFDKITKTA, encoded by the coding sequence ATGGCTTTCAAGCACGCCGTCGCCCTCACGGGAGGGATCGCCAGCGGCAAGTCGACCGCCTGCAACCTGCTGAAACTCTACGGGCTTCGGGTCATCGATGCCGACGCCATCGCCCGCGGGATGCTTCAGCAGCAGGCCGATGCCGTACGCCGGCTCTTCGGCAAATCCTATGTGACGGACGAAGGCGAGGTCGACAGAAAGAGGCTGGGCGCCCTCGTTTTCTCTGACTCCGAGGCCAGAAAGGCCCTGGAGGCGCTGCTGCACCCCAAAATCAGGGAAGAGATCATCCGGCAGTCCGAAGCCCAGGACCGCCTGGGCGGCCCCTACATCGTCGACATTCCCCTCTTCTTCGAAACCGGCAGCTATCCCATCGAGAAGGTGATCGTGGTCTATGCGCCCAGAGAGGTGCAGAAAGAGCGCCTCATGAAAAGGGAAGGGCTTAGCGAGGCCGAGGCCGAAGCGCGGCTCAATGCCCAGCTCGATATCGAAGAGAAGCGAAAGAGGGCGACCTGGGTCATCGACAACTCCGGAAACCTTAAGCAACTCCAGCGTGAAACGGAACGCGTCTTCGACAAAATCACCAAAACTGCGTAA
- a CDS encoding MTH1187 family thiamine-binding protein: protein MSALVEFAMFPTDKGESVSGYVSRIMKVFREKGVDYQLTPMGTIFECESVEEATRVIDLAYSVLEPDCNRVYTTIKMDIRKGKSGRMKQKIASIKRHLEE, encoded by the coding sequence ATGAGTGCACTGGTTGAATTTGCCATGTTTCCCACCGACAAGGGCGAGAGTGTCAGCGGCTACGTAAGCCGGATCATGAAAGTCTTTCGGGAAAAGGGGGTCGACTATCAGCTTACCCCCATGGGAACCATTTTCGAATGCGAGAGCGTCGAAGAGGCGACCCGGGTCATCGACCTTGCGTATTCGGTGCTGGAACCCGACTGCAACCGGGTCTATACGACCATCAAAATGGATATCCGCAAGGGGAAATCGGGGCGCATGAAGCAGAAGATCGCCTCCATAAAAAGACATCTCGAAGAATAA
- a CDS encoding phosphoribosylaminoimidazole synthetase — translation MCAERVQRILTAIMLGVALFFLAQGVAGNALYFKIGVVLQAFIIVMMLIWAFTNFCPSLWFFTKVFGPCDWNKDRSHE, via the coding sequence ATGTGTGCAGAACGCGTACAGCGGATTCTTACGGCGATCATGCTGGGGGTCGCCCTCTTTTTCCTGGCCCAGGGGGTTGCCGGGAACGCCCTCTATTTCAAAATCGGTGTCGTACTTCAGGCGTTCATCATCGTGATGATGCTGATCTGGGCCTTTACGAACTTCTGCCCCTCCCTCTGGTTCTTCACCAAAGTTTTCGGCCCCTGTGACTGGAACAAAGACCGTTCCCATGAGTGA
- the purM gene encoding phosphoribosylformylglycinamidine cyclo-ligase gives MSEKVSYKEAGVDIDAGNAFVEAIKPAVKSTFDANVIGGIGSFAGAYALPGGYREPVMLAATDGVGTKLKLAIESGKLDTVGIDLVAMCVNDLICNFGTPLFFLDYYATGRLDVDDAKDVVEGIAEGCRQAECALIGGETAEMPGMYSEKDFDLAGFAVGIAEKGEMNRLAHVKAGDKLVALPSSGIHSNGYSLVRKLLFEKLGMRFEETFEGKPLIETLLTPTRIYVKTFKKLKNRINALAHITGGGLVENLPRVLPDHLHAVINTSDIRTLPIFDLIGQHVAKDEMFRTFNMGVGMVLVVSPEHLEEVLSESDGYLIGELKSGEKGVTLL, from the coding sequence ATGAGTGAGAAAGTCAGCTACAAGGAAGCCGGCGTCGACATCGATGCGGGCAACGCCTTCGTCGAAGCCATCAAGCCGGCGGTTAAATCGACATTCGATGCCAATGTGATCGGGGGTATCGGCTCCTTCGCCGGGGCCTACGCCCTGCCCGGCGGCTACCGGGAACCCGTGATGCTCGCCGCCACCGACGGCGTAGGGACCAAACTCAAACTGGCCATCGAAAGCGGAAAACTGGATACGGTGGGCATCGACCTGGTGGCGATGTGCGTCAACGACCTCATCTGCAACTTCGGCACACCCCTTTTCTTTCTCGACTACTACGCGACGGGAAGACTCGACGTCGACGATGCCAAAGATGTCGTCGAAGGGATTGCCGAAGGGTGCCGTCAGGCCGAATGCGCCCTCATCGGCGGCGAAACCGCCGAGATGCCCGGTATGTACAGCGAGAAAGACTTCGACCTGGCGGGTTTTGCCGTCGGCATCGCCGAAAAGGGTGAGATGAACCGACTGGCCCATGTCAAAGCGGGTGACAAGCTGGTCGCCCTGCCCAGCAGCGGCATCCACTCCAACGGCTACTCACTGGTGCGAAAACTCCTTTTCGAGAAACTGGGCATGCGTTTTGAGGAGACCTTCGAAGGCAAACCTCTGATCGAGACGCTGCTGACACCCACACGCATCTACGTCAAAACCTTCAAAAAACTCAAAAACCGCATCAACGCCCTCGCCCACATCACCGGCGGCGGCCTGGTGGAGAACCTTCCGAGGGTCCTCCCCGACCATCTACATGCCGTGATCAACACGTCCGACATCCGCACCCTGCCCATCTTCGACCTCATTGGCCAACATGTCGCAAAAGATGAGATGTTCCGCACCTTCAACATGGGCGTGGGCATGGTCCTGGTGGTCAGCCCGGAGCATCTGGAGGAGGTCCTGTCTGAAAGCGACGGCTACCTCATCGGTGAACTCAAAAGCGGTGAAAAAGGCGTGACCCTGCTTTGA
- a CDS encoding YdcF family protein translates to MIHLLSKLFTALLLPPGLFVTLLAILAFLTRKGVRYTLAAAAFFLYLISIHPVADRLLEHYEAPYRHTALPSRADAVVSLGGGNIRGNPIPLVDETFKRHIYGMAIAKRLDIPLIVSGNGDDGYNEYLGLLDSLERLRPLLKPGGFNTSRRYVDRFAIIPETRSSDTYENARFSLKLIPKKDPVLIVVTSAYHMTRALRLFRLAGVKNVYPAAVNFYSLADTRPFGPRDFFPSMEALQNSYRALHEFFGLVKVKMRELKEKSQN, encoded by the coding sequence TTGATCCATCTGCTTTCCAAGCTCTTCACCGCCCTGCTCCTGCCGCCGGGGCTTTTTGTCACCCTTCTGGCCATCCTCGCTTTTCTGACACGAAAAGGGGTGCGTTACACCCTGGCGGCGGCCGCCTTTTTCCTCTACCTCATCAGCATCCATCCCGTTGCGGACCGGCTGCTGGAACATTACGAAGCCCCCTACCGCCACACCGCCCTCCCCTCCCGGGCCGATGCCGTCGTCAGCCTGGGCGGCGGGAATATCCGGGGCAATCCCATCCCGCTCGTAGACGAGACTTTCAAGCGCCACATCTACGGCATGGCCATCGCCAAACGGCTCGACATACCTCTCATCGTCAGCGGAAACGGCGACGACGGGTACAACGAATACCTGGGGCTCCTCGATTCGCTGGAGAGGCTTCGACCCCTGCTCAAACCCGGCGGCTTCAATACCTCACGCCGCTATGTCGACCGTTTCGCCATCATTCCCGAAACCCGGAGCAGCGATACCTACGAAAACGCCCGCTTCAGCCTGAAGCTCATCCCCAAAAAAGATCCGGTTCTCATCGTCGTCACTTCGGCCTACCACATGACCCGGGCCCTTCGGCTCTTCCGCCTGGCAGGCGTCAAAAATGTCTACCCCGCCGCCGTCAATTTCTACTCCCTTGCCGACACACGCCCTTTCGGGCCGAGGGACTTTTTCCCCAGTATGGAAGCACTGCAAAACAGCTACCGCGCCCTCCATGAGTTTTTCGGACTGGTGAAGGTTAAAATGAGGGAATTGAAGGAAAAGAGTCAAAATTAA